AAGGAAAAGGAGTGATTTTCAGACCTCATATTGAAGTAAAAAAAATCACAGATAATCTTGAGAATACGCTTACACAGCTTAGATCAAAACATTAGCTGTCGTAATAGGTTTATACCGCCTTTAGAAATTCCTGCATTTTTACCAAATTCTTTTTATGCTCAATAAAATTCAACACTGCAAAAACAAGCGCTATCTGTAATACAAAAGGAATCATCAAAGTCATCAGAACCCCCGGAACATCGTTATAATTCTGTTCTCTGAAAAACTGGTAAGCATAATGTCCATGCCTTATAGCCACCTGCGTCATAGAACAGGCACAAACAACCATTAATCCCAGATTCTGCTGATACATGGTGTAAAGAGATTTCCCTTTGTATTTAAAATCAGCTTTGATATATTTCCAGATTTTATAATTTAAAATCCAGATCAGAATCGTTGCTAATACAAATGAGCCATTCAGTAGTTTAAAGAACAGATCATACTGCTCTTGATTACCTGATATAAAAATTAGCAATAGATTAACTGCAAAAGCCAGAACACCTACCATCAAAGCTTTTTTGAAAAGCCCACTGTATTTCTCCTGAATAATTCTTTTCGCAATCAAAGGAATCTTAGTAGGATAAAATAACAGATAATTGACCATGGTAAACTCTCCATTCCATGATTCTTTCACTTTTGAGAAAGCTTCCTCAAAGCTGACATTTTCATTGAACTGAATATCTGAAATCTGGCTGATCATATGATCTCTGATTTCCACCAGAATATCCAGTGAGAGCTCCTGAGCTACCAGATAATCTGTAATTGTATTTTCCTGTATTTTGGTGATCATATACTGAATATTGTCTGTAGGTTGAGTAAATAGCTTTTCATCTCAGTTTCCTGCTCTGTCTGTTGTTTTTTTCCTTTTTCAGTCAGCAGATAATATTTCCGGTCTCTTCCATTGATCTTTTGAATTTCAGAAGTGATCATTCCGTCACTTTCCAATTTGTGAAGCAATGGATAAAGTGCACCTTCCGTCATTTCAAGCTCACCCTGAGTCAGATCTTTAGTTCTTTGGGTAATCTGATATCCATACATTTTAACCTCTTTTGAAAGAAGCTTCAAAATAATATTCTGCAAAGTACCTTTATAAAGGCTATTCTTTTTCATAGGATGATTTGTATACATTGCAAACTTATGCATAATTTTCTTATGTATGTAAATTTACTGTAAAAAATTTTAATTTGCTGTATGAAAAAAATGTACTTCATAGCTATTTATCCTCCCCAGGAGATTATTGAAGAAATAAAAGTTTTTAAGAGAGATTTAGCTATCCATTATGGCAATTCTAAAGCTTTGAAAAATGAAGCACACATCACCCTTTTTCCACCTTTCTCCAGAGAAATTGAACTTGAAGATGATATTCATGTTGCTTTTCAGAAGATCAATACGGAAATCGAGCCTTTCGAAATAGAACTGAATGGTTTTGGAAGCTTTCCCAATCCTAACAATCCTGTTTTATTTGTTCAACCGGAAAGCAGCCCGCTTTTAGAAGAGCTTTATCATCATGTAAAACAGCAGTTTAATTTTGGTAAATATTCTTTCCATCCACATATGACTGTAGGATATAGAAATCTGAACTGGGAGAATTACCTCAAAGCCTGGGAAAAATACAAAACAAAAGAATACAAAACTAAATTCTTAGTTGACAAGATTATACTTCTGCGTCATGAAGAAAACTGGGTGCCTATCGCTGAAAAAAGGCTGACAAAATAAAAACCGGCTGTGGCAGCCGGT
The nucleotide sequence above comes from Chryseobacterium sp. 7. Encoded proteins:
- a CDS encoding 2'-5' RNA ligase family protein, with translation MKKMYFIAIYPPQEIIEEIKVFKRDLAIHYGNSKALKNEAHITLFPPFSREIELEDDIHVAFQKINTEIEPFEIELNGFGSFPNPNNPVLFVQPESSPLLEELYHHVKQQFNFGKYSFHPHMTVGYRNLNWENYLKAWEKYKTKEYKTKFLVDKIILLRHEENWVPIAEKRLTK
- a CDS encoding PadR family transcriptional regulator yields the protein MKKNSLYKGTLQNIILKLLSKEVKMYGYQITQRTKDLTQGELEMTEGALYPLLHKLESDGMITSEIQKINGRDRKYYLLTEKGKKQQTEQETEMKSYLLNLQTIFSI